A single Kryptolebias marmoratus isolate JLee-2015 linkage group LG16, ASM164957v2, whole genome shotgun sequence DNA region contains:
- the LOC108228743 gene encoding macrophage mannose receptor 1 isoform X2, with protein sequence MVQSSDWIWSFRCVRNSSVMKRRGLVFLLLLISGCLLLRDVRSEYTVRRFKYMSLMKTWNEAQSYCREEFSDLATIQNSDNITEAKQVAGIPKVWIGLFNGSWKWSQEENQDISSSIWYQNWYLNEPQEDNCVMFRNDGFWFTKDCGNQYKFVCYNALLGAHVLVEQEMTWSDAQAYCRSQYTDLSSIKNGIDNGFVFSAIFLKASPVWIGLHRSTWVWSDNSSVSFRAWGFQLKTETGDCVLMDLLSGTWLWKPCSEEHYFLCQIDIRPSVKRSVKIRLSPGSADLNDPAVQESILQQLQMEIPEDVKLRWKTQPDGKIFQKESETAPPAACDQCDTV encoded by the exons ATGGTTCAGTCTTCAGACTGGATCTGGTCCTTCAGGTGCGTCAGAAACAG ctcAGTCATGAAGAGACGAGGACTcgtcttcctcctgctgctgatcTCAG GTTGCCTGCTGCTCCGTGACGTTCGGTCCGAATACACCGTCAGGCGTTTCAAGTACATGAGCCTGATGAAGACCTGGAACGAAGCTCAGAGTTACTGCAGGGAAGAGTTCTCCGACCTCGCCACCATCCAGAACTCGGACAACATCACCGAAGCCAAGCAGGTGGCGGGGATCCCGAAGGTCTGGATCGGACTCTTCAACGGCTCCTGGAAATGGTCCCAGGAGGAGAACCAGGATATTTCCAGCAGCATCTGGTACCAGAACTGGTACTTGAACGAGCCTCAGGAAGATAACTGCGTGATGTTCAGAAATGACGGGTTCTGGTTCACCAAGGACTGTGGGAACCAGTACAAGTTTGTTTGTTATAACG CTCTTCTTGGCGCCCACGTCTTGGTGGAACAGGAAATGACCTGGTCTGACGCTCAGGCCTACTGCAGGTCCCAGTACACGGACCTGAGCAGCATTAAGAACGGAATAGACAACGGCTTCGTCTTCTCAgcgatttttttaaaagcctctcCTGTATGGATCGGTCTGCACAGATCCACATGGGTGTGGTCTGACAACAGCAGCGTCTCCTTCAGGGCTTGGGGCTTCCAGCTGAAAACCGAGACAGGGGACTGTGTGTTGATGGACTTGTTGTCTGGTACCTGGTTGTGGAAACCCTGCAGTGAAGAACACTACTTCCTCTGCCAGATAG ACATCAGACCTTCAGTGAAGCGGTCCGTGAAGATTCGGCTGAGTCCAGGATCTGCAGACCTGAATGACCCCGCGGTGCAGGAATCCATCCTGCAGCag ctgcagatggaGATCCCGGAGGACGTGAAGCTCAGGTGGAAGACGCAGCCGGACGGGAAAATCTTCCAGAAAGAGTCTGAgacagcgccccctgctgccTGCGACCAGTGTGACACAGTTTAA
- the dcst1 gene encoding E3 ubiquitin-protein ligase DCST1 translates to MAPTEPREPLSGVRRFFQVLCRCAGQFPAVHLAARGLFGAVSGTVLFLGIAHNLLLTFDLKLVVGGLFVGVCAVGGALSSFLRCAVLLMFPSILGSRGRSYLLILIVSILYKGPISNIQRNAEAAALSLSCNLDLQVDHSRMLWRHAIRPFILITQELMDDKDELQSEALNVSVRFQNIRDEVVFQYGYDQLQPKPGGGGNSTQELFAAKTKMQCDSVVNEGVQRCADWFSRRWAECMTAIPVPVINHILCVSMKFHFLCDVMRVMTPWCREQIPVEGNFGQLFDQLNVSVDRLSREFSTELVLQEQQQQSALEGSALDQNFTQAVRQSFLTLTKTMELVLDIQQLILSFTFITVFIQGFSYLRCYQRDIYFDNVYITAYFRKIDARRRRAGKRFLLPLKKPERNKFIHPWSLRIYPEELKQVTAGVFQVLSVSLLCVVLLTVDFALFRVLDIISRHTFTQFNISSSHHVDIRVGGDSMIARLLRTMISGFNSSSDLNIHSDNHGGSRSPSFIRITTSDIFVSPQREKRRVLFLYNLQLHRQICSSDRKTISSRGPKTVFQHLSRWGRRLFRHHKQEVSDSEETRYACS, encoded by the exons ATGGCGCCCACGGAGCCGCGGGAACCGCTCAGCG GTGTGCGCAGGTTCTTCCAGGTCCTGTGCAGGTGTGCAGGACAGTTTCCGGCGGTTCACCTGGCGGCCAGAGGCCTGTTCGGGGCGGTGAGCGGCACAG TTTTGTTCCTGGGGATCGCCCACAACCTccttctgacctttgacctgaagCTGGTGGTCGGAGGTTTATTTGTCG gtgtgtgtgCCGTGGGAGGAGCTCTGTCTTCCTTCCTCAGGTGTGCGGTCCTCCTCATGTTTCCCAGCATCCTCGGCTCCCGCGGTCGCAGCTACTTGCTGATCCTGATCGTCTCTATTCTGTACAAAG GTCCGATCTCTAACATCCAGCGTAATGCTGAGGCGGCAGCTCTGTCTCTGAGCTGTAATTTGGACCTGCAGGTGGATCACAGCAGGATGCTGTGGAGACACGCCATCAGGCCATTTATCCTCATCACCCAGGAGCTCATG GACGATAAAGACGAGCTTCAGTCGGAGGCTCTGAACGTCAGCGTGAGGTTCCAGAACATCAGAGACGAAGTCGTCTTTCAGTACGGATACGACCAGCTCCAACCCAAGCCCGGCGGCGGTGGGAACAGCACGCAGGAGCTGTTCGCCGCCAAGACCAAGATGCAGTGCGACA GTGTTGTAAACGAGGGCGTGCAGCGCTGTGCTGATTGGTTCAGTCGCAGATGGGCGGAGTGTATGACGGCGATACCTGTCCCAGTCATCAACCACATCCTGTGTGTGTCCATGAAGTTCCACTTCCTGTGTGACGTCATGAGAG tgATGACTCCGTGGTGCAGAGAGCAGATTCCTGTGGAGGGGAACTTCGGGCAGCTGTTCGATCAGCTGAATGTTTCCGTGGATCGACTGTCCAGAGAGTTCAGCACAGAGCTGGTCCTGCAG gagcagcagcagcagtcggCGTTGGAGGGATCCGCTCTGGATCAGAACTTCACTCAGGCTGTCAGGCAGTCCTTCCTCACCCTGACGAAGACGATGGAACTGGTTCTGGACATCCAGCAGCTGATTCTGTCCTTCACCTTCATCACTGTTTTCATTCA gGGGTTCAGTTACCTTCGCTGTTATCAGAGGGACATCTATTTTGACAACGTCTACATCACCGCCTACTTCAGAAAGATTGACGCCCGCAGGAGACGAGcg GGGAAGCGTTTCCTGCTGCCTCTGAAGAAACCAGAGAGAAATAAGTTTATCCACCCGTGGAGTTTGAGAATTTACCCCGAAGAGCTGAAACAAGTG acagCTGGTGTGTTTCAGGTCCTGTCTGTCTCCCTGCTGTGTGTCGTCCTGCTGACGGTCGACTTCGCTCTGTTTCGTGTTCTGGACATCATCAGCAGACACACGTTCACGCAGTTCAACATCAGCa GTAGTCACCATGTGGACATCAGAGTGGGCGGAGACTCCATGATAGCCCGCCTTCTGAGGACGATGATTTCAGGTTTCAACAGTTCGTCTGATCTGAACATCCACAGCGATAACCACGGTGGGTCCAGGTCTCCGTCATTCATCAGA ATCACCACATCTGACATCTTTGTTTCCCctcagagggagaagaggagagTTTTGTTTCTCTACAACCTGCAGCTGCACAGACAGATCTGCTCCTCCGACAGGAAGACGATCAGCAGCCGAGGACCAAAGACG GTGTTCCAGCACCTGAGCAGGTGGGGGCGTCGCCTCTTTCGTcatcacaaacaggaagtgtcgGACTCGGAGGAGACGCGTTACGCCTGCAGTTAG
- the LOC108228742 gene encoding anionic trypsin-2 isoform X2, with protein MALLNLLVVFLGISVAVNSEVDLQKRIIGGQNCADTERLYHVALYRNDDSDPQCGGSLISDQWVLTAAHCWEHGPGWVNTAILGIHPKSATEEIMTITDNPVVYIDKNGLQHDIMLLKLPKKTSIQQVKLPDCKSPLQNGDKVQLAGYAATKTGFFKRRKPTTSTPDLQCADFDVVDVQASAQDSEHWFTVQTPKKDVCYGDSGGGAVHNNRIYGVISFTFNRKRGCVAPAGIMDVCEYKDWIDKTITP; from the exons ATGGCTCTTCTGaaccttcttgttgttttcctggGGATCA GTGTTGCAGTGAACTCAGAGGTGGATCTGCAGAAGAGGATCATTGGAGGTCAAAACTGTGCAGACACAGAGCGACTGTATCATGTGGCGTTGTACAGAAACGATGATTCTGATCCTCAATGTGGAGGTTCTCTGATCAGTGATCAGTGGGTTCTGACTGCAGCTCACTGCTGGGAGCATGGACCAGGATG GGTTAATACAGCTATTTTAGGAATTCATCCTAAGAGCGCTACAGAGGAAATAATGACAATCACAGACAATCCTGTGGTTTATATCGATAAGAATGGTCTCCAACATGACATCATGCTGCTGAAGCttccaaagaaaacatcaaTCCAACAAGTAAAGTTACCTGATTGTAAAAGTCCTCTTCAAAA tggtGATAAAGTTCAGCTGGCAGGAtatgcagcaacaaaaacaggcttttttAAAAGACGAA AGCCTACAACTAGCACACCAGATCTTCAGTGTGCAGATTTTGATGTTGTTGACGTTCAGGCGTCTGCACAGGATTCTGAACACTGGTTCACGGTTCAAACCCCCAAGAAGGACGTTTGTTAT GGTGACTCTGGTGGAGGAGCAGTTCACAATAACAGGATTTACGGTGTGATTTCTTTCACTTTCAATCGCAAACGGGGATGTGTTGCACCAGCTGGCATCATGGATGTTTGTGAATACAAAGATTGGATCGACAAAACAATTACACCATAG
- the LOC108228743 gene encoding macrophage mannose receptor 1 isoform X1, whose product MVQSSDWIWSFRCVRNSSVMKRRGLVFLLLLISGCLLLRDVRSEYTVRRFKYMSLMKTWNEAQSYCREEFSDLATIQNSDNITEAKQVAGIPKVWIGLFNGSWKWSQEENQDISSSIWYQNWYLNEPQEDNCVMFRNDGFWFTKDCGNQYKFVCYNALLGAHVLVEQEMTWSDAQAYCRSQYTDLSSIKNGIDNGFVFSAIFLKASPVWIGLHRSTWVWSDNSSVSFRAWGFQLKTETGDCVLMDLLSGTWLWKPCSEEHYFLCQIDIRPSVKRSVKIRLSPGSADLNDPAVQESILQQVRFIFYTNIQLIRFSKQGSEKPFDKCDKSLLWTCPNRLSLYLPVQPVLDL is encoded by the exons ATGGTTCAGTCTTCAGACTGGATCTGGTCCTTCAGGTGCGTCAGAAACAG ctcAGTCATGAAGAGACGAGGACTcgtcttcctcctgctgctgatcTCAG GTTGCCTGCTGCTCCGTGACGTTCGGTCCGAATACACCGTCAGGCGTTTCAAGTACATGAGCCTGATGAAGACCTGGAACGAAGCTCAGAGTTACTGCAGGGAAGAGTTCTCCGACCTCGCCACCATCCAGAACTCGGACAACATCACCGAAGCCAAGCAGGTGGCGGGGATCCCGAAGGTCTGGATCGGACTCTTCAACGGCTCCTGGAAATGGTCCCAGGAGGAGAACCAGGATATTTCCAGCAGCATCTGGTACCAGAACTGGTACTTGAACGAGCCTCAGGAAGATAACTGCGTGATGTTCAGAAATGACGGGTTCTGGTTCACCAAGGACTGTGGGAACCAGTACAAGTTTGTTTGTTATAACG CTCTTCTTGGCGCCCACGTCTTGGTGGAACAGGAAATGACCTGGTCTGACGCTCAGGCCTACTGCAGGTCCCAGTACACGGACCTGAGCAGCATTAAGAACGGAATAGACAACGGCTTCGTCTTCTCAgcgatttttttaaaagcctctcCTGTATGGATCGGTCTGCACAGATCCACATGGGTGTGGTCTGACAACAGCAGCGTCTCCTTCAGGGCTTGGGGCTTCCAGCTGAAAACCGAGACAGGGGACTGTGTGTTGATGGACTTGTTGTCTGGTACCTGGTTGTGGAAACCCTGCAGTGAAGAACACTACTTCCTCTGCCAGATAG ACATCAGACCTTCAGTGAAGCGGTCCGTGAAGATTCGGCTGAGTCCAGGATCTGCAGACCTGAATGACCCCGCGGTGCAGGAATCCATCCTGCAGCaggtcagatttattttttacacaaatatccAATTAATTAGGTTTTCTAAACAAGGTTCTGAAAAACCATTTGACAAGTGTGACaagtccctcctctggacatgtccaaaccgtctcagtctttatctcccagtccaacctgtgctggacctctga
- the dcst2 gene encoding DC-STAMP domain-containing protein 2 isoform X1 gives MVTEDRKLCPKSKKKGKMSREEDRKHLLSDITVQVVRGGATQTIRGVLNRSAGCSRLRRGTNLRPHLAQAGRSLAAFVVGLLLASLYGAMALFLQNQPLWFCAYTSVVLGSLVAFGMGLSAGVRADVMVMLPTMCSARGRNFILLLFVSTLLSGPMKNTLENTQRAASSLLCGAELAANQTQELMQRAATPLFSVVDKIREISSNAYAVAGRVQNFINSLTDSVRHVARTLRNVLHFLVDIGDICNDKLGAPYRKCRDVFAEARTDCVSLLGEFSFLCDIMDGFLPLCNIARASELFCVIPSYIAYHLKQRLAEPTVAAFKKMMREFDFNITASVQFDVNANRSRSLQQVSQEIMAEISSDLQMFQKLGGPLMYGSLVLLGWAFLRAVQYRRRYLRELSFDNIYINAQFKELEQQVTSEGGASVLPLTRREAQTYITPLSFQLSYKERRAVLMGVASVFKHLVIGSLLVSLDFLVFWILDQVYHQVKGDVIARAPVSLVVRVNGSGYASDIFRDLVASFNILQRGNITVISRKCLMEPSEPNYITCFILGFLLGLALLVSLTGGFMQRCRRLICASYHPERELQRIRFLRQQILDQRRAVGRALRRSAARNQADRQEGGGGGGGRAGALLQTLLKWLPRAVLPRLQGLLSPLTLTCLACGETVRPKDEDTVTCDVPRCSGVFCRTCFHSLGNMCAVCMRPLTFQEDSEEELDSSDDEQLNLWSAALKSPHIVDRCSRGLMKRRIFTAKRRRPTARPEGGVCPTAQPQGGVCPTAQPQGGVCPTARPEGGVGPTARPEGGVGPTARPQGGVRPTARPQGGVRRSDGGDEGESDGSDHLSILSDSDLSEADMTYQDRPGSADSDASFHSAHSPERFRLQNQELTSVCIGRPLEPSRTRLQDPEVPFIKVIKE, from the exons ATGGTTACAGAGGACCGGAAACTGTGTCCgaaatcaaaaaagaaaggaaagatgaGTCGTGAGGAGGACAGAAAGCACCTGCTGAGTGACATCACGGTCCAGGTGGTGAGGGGCGGAGCCACACAAACAATTAGAGGAGTCCTGAACAG GTCAGCAGGATGCTCTCGCCTCCGCAGAGGGACGAATCTCCGGCCTCACCTGGCGCAGGCGGGGCGGAGCTTAGCAGCGTTTGTTGTCGGACTGCTGCTGGCATCTCTTTACGGAGCCATGGCGTTGTTCCTGCAGAACCAGCCGCTGTGGTTCTGTGCCTACACCTCGGTGGTCCTGGGCAGCCTGGTGGCGTTCGGTATGGGGCTGTCAGCAGGTGTCCGCGCTGACGTCATGGTGATGCTGCCCACCATGTGCTCAG CTCGTGGCCGAAacttcatcctcctcctgttCGTGTCCACGCTGCTGTCCGGACCGATGAAGAACACGCTGGAAAACACACAGCGAGCTGCCTCCAGCCTGCTGTGTGGAGCCGAGCTGGCAGCCAATCAGACGCAGGAACTGATGCAGCGAGCAGCCACGCCCCTCTTCT CCGTGGTGGATAAAATCAGAGAGATCAGCAGCAACGCCTACGCCGTGGCAGGAAGAGTCCAGAACTTCATCAACTCCCTGACAGACAGCGTCCGCCATGTTG CCCGCACTCTGAGGAATGTCCTCCACTTCCTCGTGGACATCGGAGACATCTGCAACGACAAACTGGGCGCTCCGTACAGGAAGTGCCGGGACGTCTTTGCCGAGGCTCGGACCGACTGCGTCAGTCTCCTGGGAGAGTTCAGCTTCCTGTGTGACATCATGGACGGCTTCCTGCCGCTCTGCAACATCGCTCGTG CCAGTGAGCTCTTTTGCGTCATTCCCTCCTACATCGCCTACCATCTGAAACAACGTCTGGCAGAAC CGACGGTGGCTGCGTTTAAGAAGATGATGCGGGAGTTTGACTTCAACATCACGGCCTCCGTGCAGTTCGACGTGAACGCTAACCGCAGCCGCTCTCTGCAGCAGGTTTCTCAGGAGATCATGGCTGAGATCTCCTCTGATCTGCAGATGTTTCAGAAACTGGGCGGGCCTCTGATGTATGgaagcctggttctgctgggctGGGCCTTCCTGAG GGCGGTGCAGTACAGACGCAGGTATCTCCGTGAGCTCAGCTTTGACAACATTTACATCAACGCTCAGTTCAAAGagctggagcagcaggtgaCCTCAGAGGGCGGAGCTTCAGTCCTGCCGCTCACACGCAGAGAGGCTCAGACCTACATCACTCCTT TGTCGTTCCAGCTGTCCTACAAAGAGCGCCGCGCTGTGCTGATGGGCGTGGCCTCCGTCTTCAAACACCTGGTGATCGGCAGCCTGCTGGTGTCGCTGGACTTCCTGGTGTTCTGGATTCTGGATCAGGTGTACCACCAGGTGAAGGGAGATGTGATCGCCCGAG CTCCGGTCTCGCTGGTGGTCCGGGTGAACGGGTCCGGTTACGCCTCGGACATCTTCAGAGACCTGGTGGCCTCGTTCAACATCCTGCAGAGAGGAAACATCACGGTGATCAGCAGGAAGTGTCTGATGGAGCCGTCGGAGCCGAACTACATCACGTGTTTCATCCTCG GGTTCCTGCTGGGTCTGGCTCTGCTTGTCTCTCTGACCGGAGGATTCATGCAGCGCTGCAGACGACTCATCTGTGCTTCTTATCATCCAGAGCGAGAGCTG CAGAGGATCCGCTTCCTGCGCCAGCAGATCCTGGATCAGCGCAGGGCGGTGGGCCGAGCCCTGAGGAGGTCTGCAGCCAGGAACCAGGCTGACCggcaggaaggaggaggaggaggaggaggaagagcagggGCTTTACTCCAGACGCTGCTGAAGTG GTTACCGAGAGCAGTTCTGCCCCGCCTGCAGGGCCTGCTGTCCCCCCTCACCCTCACCTGTCTGGCCTGTGGTGAGACGGTGAGGCCGAAGGACGAGGACACGGTCACCTGTGACGTCCCGCGGTGTTCAG gcgTGTTCTGTCGGACGTGTTTCCACAGTTTGGGAAACATGTGTGCCGTCTGCATgcgacctctgacctttcagGAAGACAGCGAGGAGGAGCT AGACTCGAGTGACGACGAGCAGCTGAATCTGtggtctgcagctctgaagTCGCCTCACATCGTGGACCGCTGCTCCCGCgggctgatgaagaggaggatctTTACGGCCAAACGCCGAAGACCAACGGCCCGGCCTGAGGGCGGAGTCTGTCCCACGGCCCAGCCCCAGGGCGGAGTCTGTCCCACGGCCCAGCCCCAGGGCGGAGTCTGTCCCACGGCCCGGCCCGAGGGCGGAGTCGGACCCACGGCCCGGCCCGAGGGCGGAGTCGGACCCACGGCCCGGCCCCAGGGCGGAGTCAGACCCACGGCCCGGCCCCAGGGCGGAGTCAGAAGAAGCGATGGAGGTGATGAAGGAGAGAGCGACGGCAGCGACCACCTCAGCATCCTCTCTGACTCTGATCTCAG TGAAGCAGACATGACCTACCAGGACCGACCCGGGTCAGCTGACAGCGACGCCTCCTTTCACTCCGCCCACTCACCAGAAAGGTTCCGCCTCCAGAACCAAGAGCTCACCTCAGTCTGCATTGGTCGTCCTCTAGAACCTTCCAGAACCCGTCTCCAGGACCCCGAAGTCCCTttcattaaagttattaaagaATAA
- the LOC108228742 gene encoding anionic trypsin-2 isoform X1, whose amino-acid sequence MKLIHTVSQKGDLCPVPGVAVNSEVDLQKRIIGGQNCADTERLYHVALYRNDDSDPQCGGSLISDQWVLTAAHCWEHGPGWVNTAILGIHPKSATEEIMTITDNPVVYIDKNGLQHDIMLLKLPKKTSIQQVKLPDCKSPLQNGDKVQLAGYAATKTGFFKRRKPTTSTPDLQCADFDVVDVQASAQDSEHWFTVQTPKKDVCYGDSGGGAVHNNRIYGVISFTFNRKRGCVAPAGIMDVCEYKDWIDKTITP is encoded by the exons ATGAAGCTGATTCATACTGTTTCACAGAAAGGTGATCTTTGTCCTGTTCCAGGTGTTGCAGTGAACTCAGAGGTGGATCTGCAGAAGAGGATCATTGGAGGTCAAAACTGTGCAGACACAGAGCGACTGTATCATGTGGCGTTGTACAGAAACGATGATTCTGATCCTCAATGTGGAGGTTCTCTGATCAGTGATCAGTGGGTTCTGACTGCAGCTCACTGCTGGGAGCATGGACCAGGATG GGTTAATACAGCTATTTTAGGAATTCATCCTAAGAGCGCTACAGAGGAAATAATGACAATCACAGACAATCCTGTGGTTTATATCGATAAGAATGGTCTCCAACATGACATCATGCTGCTGAAGCttccaaagaaaacatcaaTCCAACAAGTAAAGTTACCTGATTGTAAAAGTCCTCTTCAAAA tggtGATAAAGTTCAGCTGGCAGGAtatgcagcaacaaaaacaggcttttttAAAAGACGAA AGCCTACAACTAGCACACCAGATCTTCAGTGTGCAGATTTTGATGTTGTTGACGTTCAGGCGTCTGCACAGGATTCTGAACACTGGTTCACGGTTCAAACCCCCAAGAAGGACGTTTGTTAT GGTGACTCTGGTGGAGGAGCAGTTCACAATAACAGGATTTACGGTGTGATTTCTTTCACTTTCAATCGCAAACGGGGATGTGTTGCACCAGCTGGCATCATGGATGTTTGTGAATACAAAGATTGGATCGACAAAACAATTACACCATAG
- the dcst2 gene encoding DC-STAMP domain-containing protein 2 isoform X2, giving the protein MALFLQNQPLWFCAYTSVVLGSLVAFGMGLSAGVRADVMVMLPTMCSARGRNFILLLFVSTLLSGPMKNTLENTQRAASSLLCGAELAANQTQELMQRAATPLFSVVDKIREISSNAYAVAGRVQNFINSLTDSVRHVARTLRNVLHFLVDIGDICNDKLGAPYRKCRDVFAEARTDCVSLLGEFSFLCDIMDGFLPLCNIARASELFCVIPSYIAYHLKQRLAEPTVAAFKKMMREFDFNITASVQFDVNANRSRSLQQVSQEIMAEISSDLQMFQKLGGPLMYGSLVLLGWAFLRAVQYRRRYLRELSFDNIYINAQFKELEQQVTSEGGASVLPLTRREAQTYITPLSFQLSYKERRAVLMGVASVFKHLVIGSLLVSLDFLVFWILDQVYHQVKGDVIARAPVSLVVRVNGSGYASDIFRDLVASFNILQRGNITVISRKCLMEPSEPNYITCFILGFLLGLALLVSLTGGFMQRCRRLICASYHPERELQRIRFLRQQILDQRRAVGRALRRSAARNQADRQEGGGGGGGRAGALLQTLLKWLPRAVLPRLQGLLSPLTLTCLACGETVRPKDEDTVTCDVPRCSGVFCRTCFHSLGNMCAVCMRPLTFQEDSEEELDSSDDEQLNLWSAALKSPHIVDRCSRGLMKRRIFTAKRRRPTARPEGGVCPTAQPQGGVCPTAQPQGGVCPTARPEGGVGPTARPEGGVGPTARPQGGVRPTARPQGGVRRSDGGDEGESDGSDHLSILSDSDLSEADMTYQDRPGSADSDASFHSAHSPERFRLQNQELTSVCIGRPLEPSRTRLQDPEVPFIKVIKE; this is encoded by the exons ATGGCGTTGTTCCTGCAGAACCAGCCGCTGTGGTTCTGTGCCTACACCTCGGTGGTCCTGGGCAGCCTGGTGGCGTTCGGTATGGGGCTGTCAGCAGGTGTCCGCGCTGACGTCATGGTGATGCTGCCCACCATGTGCTCAG CTCGTGGCCGAAacttcatcctcctcctgttCGTGTCCACGCTGCTGTCCGGACCGATGAAGAACACGCTGGAAAACACACAGCGAGCTGCCTCCAGCCTGCTGTGTGGAGCCGAGCTGGCAGCCAATCAGACGCAGGAACTGATGCAGCGAGCAGCCACGCCCCTCTTCT CCGTGGTGGATAAAATCAGAGAGATCAGCAGCAACGCCTACGCCGTGGCAGGAAGAGTCCAGAACTTCATCAACTCCCTGACAGACAGCGTCCGCCATGTTG CCCGCACTCTGAGGAATGTCCTCCACTTCCTCGTGGACATCGGAGACATCTGCAACGACAAACTGGGCGCTCCGTACAGGAAGTGCCGGGACGTCTTTGCCGAGGCTCGGACCGACTGCGTCAGTCTCCTGGGAGAGTTCAGCTTCCTGTGTGACATCATGGACGGCTTCCTGCCGCTCTGCAACATCGCTCGTG CCAGTGAGCTCTTTTGCGTCATTCCCTCCTACATCGCCTACCATCTGAAACAACGTCTGGCAGAAC CGACGGTGGCTGCGTTTAAGAAGATGATGCGGGAGTTTGACTTCAACATCACGGCCTCCGTGCAGTTCGACGTGAACGCTAACCGCAGCCGCTCTCTGCAGCAGGTTTCTCAGGAGATCATGGCTGAGATCTCCTCTGATCTGCAGATGTTTCAGAAACTGGGCGGGCCTCTGATGTATGgaagcctggttctgctgggctGGGCCTTCCTGAG GGCGGTGCAGTACAGACGCAGGTATCTCCGTGAGCTCAGCTTTGACAACATTTACATCAACGCTCAGTTCAAAGagctggagcagcaggtgaCCTCAGAGGGCGGAGCTTCAGTCCTGCCGCTCACACGCAGAGAGGCTCAGACCTACATCACTCCTT TGTCGTTCCAGCTGTCCTACAAAGAGCGCCGCGCTGTGCTGATGGGCGTGGCCTCCGTCTTCAAACACCTGGTGATCGGCAGCCTGCTGGTGTCGCTGGACTTCCTGGTGTTCTGGATTCTGGATCAGGTGTACCACCAGGTGAAGGGAGATGTGATCGCCCGAG CTCCGGTCTCGCTGGTGGTCCGGGTGAACGGGTCCGGTTACGCCTCGGACATCTTCAGAGACCTGGTGGCCTCGTTCAACATCCTGCAGAGAGGAAACATCACGGTGATCAGCAGGAAGTGTCTGATGGAGCCGTCGGAGCCGAACTACATCACGTGTTTCATCCTCG GGTTCCTGCTGGGTCTGGCTCTGCTTGTCTCTCTGACCGGAGGATTCATGCAGCGCTGCAGACGACTCATCTGTGCTTCTTATCATCCAGAGCGAGAGCTG CAGAGGATCCGCTTCCTGCGCCAGCAGATCCTGGATCAGCGCAGGGCGGTGGGCCGAGCCCTGAGGAGGTCTGCAGCCAGGAACCAGGCTGACCggcaggaaggaggaggaggaggaggaggaagagcagggGCTTTACTCCAGACGCTGCTGAAGTG GTTACCGAGAGCAGTTCTGCCCCGCCTGCAGGGCCTGCTGTCCCCCCTCACCCTCACCTGTCTGGCCTGTGGTGAGACGGTGAGGCCGAAGGACGAGGACACGGTCACCTGTGACGTCCCGCGGTGTTCAG gcgTGTTCTGTCGGACGTGTTTCCACAGTTTGGGAAACATGTGTGCCGTCTGCATgcgacctctgacctttcagGAAGACAGCGAGGAGGAGCT AGACTCGAGTGACGACGAGCAGCTGAATCTGtggtctgcagctctgaagTCGCCTCACATCGTGGACCGCTGCTCCCGCgggctgatgaagaggaggatctTTACGGCCAAACGCCGAAGACCAACGGCCCGGCCTGAGGGCGGAGTCTGTCCCACGGCCCAGCCCCAGGGCGGAGTCTGTCCCACGGCCCAGCCCCAGGGCGGAGTCTGTCCCACGGCCCGGCCCGAGGGCGGAGTCGGACCCACGGCCCGGCCCGAGGGCGGAGTCGGACCCACGGCCCGGCCCCAGGGCGGAGTCAGACCCACGGCCCGGCCCCAGGGCGGAGTCAGAAGAAGCGATGGAGGTGATGAAGGAGAGAGCGACGGCAGCGACCACCTCAGCATCCTCTCTGACTCTGATCTCAG TGAAGCAGACATGACCTACCAGGACCGACCCGGGTCAGCTGACAGCGACGCCTCCTTTCACTCCGCCCACTCACCAGAAAGGTTCCGCCTCCAGAACCAAGAGCTCACCTCAGTCTGCATTGGTCGTCCTCTAGAACCTTCCAGAACCCGTCTCCAGGACCCCGAAGTCCCTttcattaaagttattaaagaATAA